TTCTGGATCTCCGACTTGCCTATGCACTATCTGCTGAAAACTGAGCCTTCCGAATATTCCTTCGCGGATCTGCAGCGAGACAAGAGCACCACCTGGGACGGTGTGACCAACCCGGTCGCGCTGAAGAATTTGCGCGGCATGAAACCGGGCGATGATCTGATCATTTATCACACGGGCGACGAGCGCCGGACCGTAGGCACGGCCGCGGTGGAGAGCGTGGATGCCGGCAATCCGAAGACCCCACTCGTAAAAATCAAAGCTGGACGTGAGCTGGCTAAACCCACGTCGCTGGCGGAAATCAAGGCCCACCCCGCGTTTCGCGATTCTCCATTGCTGCGTCAGGGACGATTGTCAGTGGTCCCCCTGACCGACGCACAATACCGGATGCTCACAGGCGCATAGTTCTGAATGCTTGATCGGTGGGAGCTTGGGATTCCTCAGAGGCGGCAAGGGACCTGTCCCCACAGGTCCCCGTCCAAGGAGGATCCCCAGAAACGATGAGCAACCGGGGAATCTGACCTTCTGAATATCAAGAAGAGCCCGGCCCAGCAAATTACCGACGTAATGCCGAGCGGGTTTCTAAGAGCAGCCTACTTACGCGCTGATCGAAGTGCCCACGTCGCGCCCCCATCGACCGTGACCCAATTATCACCATTCTTGGTGATGAGCCAGCCGTGGCGCTCATCCATGAATGCGATTCGAGTAATGTCGTCTGTGAGCGTCTGGCCATTGGAGAACGGCGCCACCGCGGCCCAGGTCTGACCACCATCGGTAGAGTGGAACAAGCCGCCGGAGTCGCCACCCACCCATATATCCTGATTCTGAATCGATAAAGCCCGCAGCGGCGCTCGATGCGGAACCGCGATCGCGGTCCATGCACGGCCGCCATCGACCGACCTTTGCAACTCGCCGTTTTCTCCCACAGACATCATCGGACCGATGTATGCCGGCGCGCTGGGACCGGCCGGTTGAAGTGCCGGCGACGTTTCCGGAGTAACCGCCGGCGCGGGCGCTGGTAGGGGCGGCGCAGCGCTTGAAATTATGGAAGTCTGAAATGCTGTCTCTCCCCGAATCTTTCCCGGAACCGCCGGCCGGCTCTCGGCGGCAACCGCCGGATTGAACTCCGTCACCGATCCCGATGCGGGGACCTTAGCCAACTCGCGGGGCTTGGGGGCCGGAGACCGCAATGGTTCACGAGCAGCCTGGCTCGACTGAGCCACTGCGCTGGCCGGTGGCGATGCCATTGTGGCGCTTGGGGAGGGTTTTAGAGATGCCGACGTTGCAGCCGGCGGCTGGTGGCTGGTTGGCCCTATCCACAGAACGCTGACGACGACAGCGGCGGCAACGGATGCGGCGGCCCAACGAAGAGGCTCCCAAGCAAACCAGCGGCGGGAGGCAGGAACCGGTCTCGAGATCGGGGCGAGTGCCTGCTCGGGCACAACCAGGGCAACCACCCGATTGCATTCTGAACAACCGACAAGATGGTCCAAGACTTCCCGGCGATGGGTGGGTGTTATGGTGCCTTCAACAAATGCAGCCAGCATGCCCGGGTCCGGGTGCTCTCCCGGCTGTTGCGTACAGCTCAGGCGCCGCCGAGCAATCTCGGGGAACTCAAGCATCTTGTTGCCTCCATCAGCAGTCATCGTCAACCTTTGCCGTATCTGATCCCTGTGTAGGAGACGGAATAGTTTTGCCATCTTGCAAATTTTCTTGCAGGTGGGCGCGAACATCGGTCCGCAGGTCGCGGACATCGGTGACCAGGGCCTCATCCGCCTGGCGGCGGGTCATGCCCCGGCGCATCATGCCCTTAATGATTTGTTTTCTTATATCTACAGTGATCTTCTGAATGCGGCGGCTGACTGTGGATTCGTGCAGTTTCAGAACCCGGGAGATTTCGGCAAGGGTGCGGTCATGCAGAAAGAAGGAAGCGAGAATGTAGCGTTCCTCGGCATCCAGGTCGCTCAACGCTTCGTCAATCGCCTCTTCCAAGCGGGCATCGACGGTAGCGGGCAGCTCGAGAGCGGGTGCAGCCAGTTGCATTCCGTCTTCGGCTTCCTCTTCCAGG
The Terriglobales bacterium DNA segment above includes these coding regions:
- a CDS encoding EVE domain-containing protein yields the protein MHYLLKTEPSEYSFADLQRDKSTTWDGVTNPVALKNLRGMKPGDDLIIYHTGDERRTVGTAAVESVDAGNPKTPLVKIKAGRELAKPTSLAEIKAHPAFRDSPLLRQGRLSVVPLTDAQYRMLTGA
- a CDS encoding YCF48-related protein, with amino-acid sequence MGENGELQRSVDGGRAWTAIAVPHRAPLRALSIQNQDIWVGGDSGGLFHSTDGGQTWAAVAPFSNGQTLTDDITRIAFMDERHGWLITKNGDNWVTVDGGATWALRSARK